The Eublepharis macularius isolate TG4126 chromosome 7, MPM_Emac_v1.0, whole genome shotgun sequence sequence aaactactctgagtgggcattaagttgtcctgaagggtggtatataaaatttaaagttgttgttgttgttgttttaaaaatcagaaattcAGCTAGTGTCTCTTATATTTTGTCAGGATTTGGTTGCTTCATCTAATAATGTAGGAATGTCAGTCAGAAACTTTCAGTTATTTTCAAAGTACAATTTTTACCTCAGTGTCTCATCCCTTCTCTCTCCCATCCCCCTTCTCAAAACAGAACTGGGAATCGACACGCATCACTTGAAAAAAAGCAGCGACTCCGTCATGACTACGGAGAACACAAGCTCTGTAGGATTCACACTTGAAAGAGAAGATTTTTCTAGCACAGAGTACGGACTGGCTATTTATATATTGACGGCCTTTTTCTGCCTTTGCGGACTGGTGGGTAACGGAAAAGTCATCTGGCTGCTCAGCTTGTACATTCAGAGGACATATTTCATTACTTATATCTTGAACTTGGCCATAGCTGACTTTGGCACCCTTTTAGCTTTGTTTATTCGACTTTTTGCTCTCTCCTTGCATAAAGCATCGGATTTTGCCCTCTCCTTCCTGTATTCGCTTTTTTTCTTCACTCACAGCACAAGCTTGTATCTCCTGACAGTCATTAGTATGGAGAGATGCCTCGCTGTTTTGCTCCCGGTCTGGTACCAACGCCGTCGGAGAGGCCATGCTTCTGTCTTCGTTTCGTTCCTCCTCTGGGTCTTCTCTGGCCTGCTTTCTGGGGGGTTGTTATTATTTTGCCACGTTTTGTCCTTTAAAACAACATATCTCATAATGACTAACATTATTTGCAGTTTGAACATGTTGATTTTTACTCCCTTCATGGTTGCTTCCACTCTGACGCTGTTCATTAAGATCTGCTGTCACTCACAGGGGCATCATCCACCCAAGGTATACTCAGTTATTTTGCTTGCGCTCCTGTTCTTCATTATCTTTGCCATTCCATTAAGTGCTGTACATGTCGTCTTAATCTATAGTAAACATTATTCTCGGCTTGCCATAGAAATATCTGTGCTTTGTGCCTCTTTCAACAGCAGTGTTAACCCCTTAATTTACTGCTTTATTGGGAGAGATAAGAATCACTGGTGTAAGGATTCGATGAAGGTTGTGCTCCAAAGGATTTTCAAGGATGAAACTGAATCTAGAACGTCAGAGTCAGCAGCCtgaggatttatttattaatttggcTAGTTATACCCTCATTCTCCCATGGATCCAGACAGCTTAcacattcaaattttaaaaatagaaaatacaataaaatcccaaATAAGCTCGCTAAAACACCTACAGCTTATGCCCCATTAAAACCTctagcaaataaaatggcctcaAACAGCTCTAGAGAGGGTAGGTTAGctagctccagcttgggaaattcctagagatttgggggtggaacctgggcaGGGCAcagtttgaggaggggtgggagctCAGCTGAGATGTGATGCCTTAGagaccaccttccaaagctggcattttctccaggggaagtgatcgctgtagtctggagatcagttataattctgggaagaCTCCAGTCCCTTTCTCTAGTCCCCACCTAGAGGTTTTCAACATGAAGAGAGGGGACTCATCTCCTTGGGAAGCCCTTTCCATAGGGTAGGAGATATGGTGATGGAAAATGCACAGGCTGTGATCATTGCCAAGCGGGCTACCCTAAGTGGAGGACCAGCTAGCAGAAGGCCACCCAAGGACTACAGTTAGTGCATGAAGACATATGGTAGTCCTTTAGGCACATGAGTTGCGAAGGGCTTTAACAAACAGCATGTTTCAATAATCCAGACAGAAGTTATAAAAGCATGGTCAGATCTCATGAGCGCCCTCAGGTGTTAACCTGTGCCATTTCCCcccatgtgccatcaagtcgcagctgcATATGGCAagccaacaaggggctttcaaggcaagtaaggaccagaggtagtttgtcactgccttcttctgcagagtcttccttggtggtctcccatccaagtaccaaccctgcttagcttctgagatctaacaagattgggctattcagtactgttccaccaccaccacaaacccACACCTTTTCCAAATGGACCACTAGGGTTCTTGAATAGGAATATGGGTGGGACCCTTGTGTTACCCTGCCAATTAGGGAATCTCAATGAAGCAAGCACTTACAGCTGCTGGCCTTGCTAGTCATCCATAGAGCAAAATGCTAGCTTCAGAGGGGAACAGGAAGTTGTCGGGTACTTCTCAAATTGGCCATAAGAAGAGTCTTGTCCTCCAGACTTCTTTTCTCTCTCCGAGAGGCAATTAGCTCAGTCACCGAACGCGACTTGCCCGAAGAGACAGCGTTCAGCCTGGCTTCCCGCGGAGTTAGCGGATAGCCGAGGTTGACAGCACGCCAGAACCAGAAACTCCAaaaagctggaatgtggtggaacggagttctggaacctcttgaaaatggtcacatggctggtggccccaccccctgatctccagacagaggggagttgagattgctttcCATGttgccgagcggcgtggagggcaatctaaactcccctctgtctggagatcagggggcggggccaccagcaatgtgaccattttctccaagggcaacccactgcgttccaccacctcctttcccagaaaaaaagccctgaccatgagTGTAAGGGATAGAATTAGTAAGCACTCTGAGACATCCACAAATGAAAGGAGGTTACCCAATCCAGCCACCCATGGCTGACCATATCCAGGTGGCTCGGGAGAGCTCCTTTGGAACTGGCTGGCATTATCTGAATGATGTGGAATAGTATGGGAGAAGAAGCCCATCTTGGGGCACATGGTGTGCAGGCAGGGAAAAGCGAAGGATGGCAGCGCTGCCACGCTGAAGTTTGTGCCAGAATGTTTTTGCCTAATGCCAGCAAACTCACAGGTTGCCCGTAACCCCCAATAAAAAGGGAAAGGAGGCCTAACTTAAACAATTTTTCTGAATCTGGTGTTTTCATCTGTGGTTTGAGATCGAGGGAATTAGCTAAGGAAGGTATATGTAGACGAAAATCTCCCACATCTTAGCAAAGCGTGCTACCCACTTTTCTATCCTTTAATCGAGTCTCTGGacaggagacatctgacacgtgaagaacacatgtcaggagatgaaatggtagttgggaagggtagtttaaaaagacggagctggcggcagtgcaaaggctttgctacacactggagctgtgtgaaggggctgtgaaatgccagaagggaaactttagaccattataacctctccgggTCTAAGCTcacctctggaaggcagctccagcccatttccattcctcactgccctctggatGCAATCCCACACTGGggatgtgaaattgacagagcctttggagaggagaagatgaaattaacaaaccctctcaggagcgatctccaccggctctgtctttttaaaccatacttcccagctaacattgtgtctccctgcacttgacaaacatgcactgaggcatctcatgtaggcAAGACATTTATATttgtgtgcctgcctgcctgcctgcctgtcatcATTCATTCACAAACTCCCTATTTTGCTCTTCATCCCCTCTGCCTGGTTCGTTTCTTAGGCTTTGTTGCATTGCATGGTTGACAGCTCCTTTCTTTTTGATGCCATGCGAAGGTTATCCTAAATCTGCTGCACTgatttttattgcattgctttgcagtgcagtcctaagcagagtcacattcTTCCGAGCCCACTGACATTAAcagacttggaagggtgtaactctctttaggatggcacagttaatctcttgccatgtgTGTTCTGCTACGTGAATTCGTTTTTATGCTGCCTGTCAGAaatattttgttgctgttgtttttagtTCTTATACATCACTGTGAGTAGATCTAGGGGAGAAGTCATAATGTTCAAAATAAATGAGTAAATAGAATCAATGAAGTGTTATTACATACCAGCTTTCCTTGGGAATGTTTGCAGCCTTGACCTACAAAAGGATATCCATGTGGAATGAAATGGACTGTGAGGAACTACCTGGGGCTGGACAGATACACTGGTGGCTTCTTCTTGAATCTATATTAGAGAGTAATGGACAGAAAGACTATAGACCACCaccgtggtgtagtggttagaatgtcagacaaagagctaggagacccaggtttgaattccccctGGGCCAcgaaagcttgttgggtgaccttgggccagttgcacgcTCTCAGTCTATcctatgtcaggctatggatggcaggatacagcagacggatctctgggccattgcatcaagacacaagttcctggttaaatggttttttattcagaaatcagatcatttccatatacaggtccatagtttaCTTAGAAACAAGAAAAGCttccaagcagtacagcttctttgaaaggaatagggacttgaggaaagtacagggctaaatactcaaacattcccctcctcCCTAACACACAAGTTTGagtgggaagaagtctgggaacctctgctggggtttatacatcagctagacaagacagaaagtgGCATAACAGAaatggtaacatttcagacactacaaggtcatttcggtgagcttcaaagaaatacaCAGATTACACAGCTGCATTCTCAGGTAGGGAGGAAGAGAAACGAAAGGGATGCAtgtagcatttgcaatatgaaatcaaaccatAATACTGacaattagcatcccctagaacaatgacatggatggaggggtacagacaaaggccgaatccacacttcctttttgtttccactcCTTTTTCACAAGCGAcgtgctattcatgcagatactcacatgcttttccattctgcgtgttccccgccatcaccgcaccactattgcgccttccctcaaaACCACATGATATTggtggaaatccgttttctccccttttttttccacCGTGCATAAAGATCGGTATACCGataaaccaaccgtagtgagcagcagtttgcgcgggaaaagaaacgttcaccggagtcaagatatcggtataccggataattgaccctttaaaaaaaaaacgggaaGTGACGAGCGCCATCAATTCTGATGCCGGAGGATGGAACCTCCCACtgtgacgctttactcagtggcttGTGGAGAACTGGTTGCACCATAAAGACACagtggaagggtgaatgtgaagatgcacagcatggtagcggaatgaacctgATTGCCACGACTGCACAAGATAAGCAGATGgggagtgagtgagtgtggattcggccatacaTGAcatcctacctcacagagttgttgtgataataaaatggagacagggaggatattgcaagccactttgggtttcccAATGGGGAGGAAAGTGGTGTATAAAAGACATAAACAAATATAATTCATGAAATGTATTACTAGACAGAATGATATGAAAAGCTGCACCGACCAAAATTCCCAGACGGTGATTGTTTTGGACTTTGGGGGTAACTTACCATTGAtatgaatgctgaacttaatagcatgGGGGGGTCATTGTTCCCAATCAGTACAACATTATCTATGTCTCATACCAAGTCGCAAGCCCCACTCAAGGGCAGAGTCACTACTCCTTTAGTTGGCTTTGTGATGTAAGGGCAGACTGGCAGTTTTAACATGGGATCCTGAAAACGGTGATCTGTGGAAGACTTTTATTTGAGCAAgctcagaattttaaaaaaattacacaaaaaGTCAAAAATACATGTAGACAAAATTTCTTCGCtgtggactgtggctggagggaGCCAAGTGCCCCCAATGGTTTTCAGAATGCATTATATACTTCTTACCGACCAAGGGTGGAAATGCacgttactcagggccaagctacacatgacaaatgacacttgaacggcaagtggattgagtggagggcaagtgaacagggagaaatacacttgccgttcaagtgtcattcgtcatgtgtagcttgacccttaagtccctagggatgctcaagtggacctcatttcacatgtcccccctccaacttcccatgtacttgcttgcacagtcacacttcaattttcTCCGTGTGCATACATTCACACATTTGATccacaactgctaaaagtatcccagtttcctccacatcctctcattgaaatgcagatcttgacactttctcatatcttaaagaaatgcaaattagcaagtcaaaggagcctccgGTACCTGTTCTTGCagtaaaaacagagctgaattggtgttCTAGagtcacttgcagatgcaatcatgTGAAGGGAGCTCCAATGAATGCAGCATTCATGTGCACCGACCAAGAACAGCCTACATGTGACTTGAAGCCCACACTGTGACATCTTGCTCTTGAGTATCCTCAGGTAACCctcaacatgtatttccactcagaGAGTTAAGGCAAACAACTAATGCAAGTGTAGAGAGAAATCACACAGTTTACTTTATCTCTTGAGCTGAAAGCACACATTTCAAGTTCACTTTGTTGTCTAAGCACACTGTCTGTTTTGATTTACCTTGTACCTGGGAACAGCAACCTGGTTCCCTTTCAGTTTGAGTGAAGCCTGATTCATGTGTACAGCTTTAGCATGTCCCAGAAAGTGCACCAGTGTACAAATCTGaacctttcctcccaccacctctttctgatttcaatgggcttagacaggtgcaactctgtttaggattgcactgtatgtttgCCAGATCGTTTGCTATGGCAGGAGGACTCCTGCTAGCAGGCTCCATTTCCCACCACTGCTCCAAgcagcagagggagaaaaataaggggggggggacagcgaCATCATTGATACCACTATATCACTTGCAGGTACAACTCGgaagtgacaaaaggtagctctaggaattgtcaaaaACTCTATGCTTTCCAGGGATTCCTAGAACTACATACCCAAAAGTGATGTGGCAACATTGGTGATGTTGGCACAATCGCATGACCCTGCATTTCCCTGCCCTCCAGACCTCCCTCCAGTTGCCCATCTCAGCCTGGCAACCCAACTGAGATGCCCTAATCTCTGCTTGTCTACCTGGGCCTGCATTTCTCTGTTGTATTCTTCCAGCAGTTAGCGTTTCTGTCATTCAAGACCAGCATTTTTCAGTGAGACAAGAAGTACATTGTACCAGAGGGAAGCACTGTGCAGTGGAGGGCTGCCTCCAGAAGGACAAAGGGAGGAGCAAATGGAAGCAAAGCTTAGGACCCAAGCCACATTTTGAAAAACCTTTTACACATCTGTTTGCAAGCACGAGAGTTTGGCATAGTGGTGAAGAGCGACAGgcctctgatctggagaaccgggtttgattccctgctcctccgcttgaagccaactgggtgaccttggttaagacacagctctctctctcttttttttttttaattttttattggattagaaatcattaatttgtacattacagtcaatttcctttaatttccccagttctaaccccctccctttcccccctttctgttgacttccaacagttttccaaccccttgtcccttttcccttactcatttcaaatttattctatctgtcaaacattaactttcacattcttctaagcttatctatataacacagtgcttcctctgtcttcttacttactttaacaactaaataatgcataactaaataatacattcttggcatatattcttttaataatagtaGTCATTTAACTagttttggtactctatactctatcttataatctcatcttcaatatgggacaaacaatttatccctcattttaggtacttctataaacaatacattcaatataagtcaaccaatttaacttatattctatatattacttttcctGCACATCTtgtcttcatactgttttaattatataattcctccattatgcagctatccaccaaaagtagtcaaccaatttgacccatatatacctcagtcAATCAAATTAACATATAGTCTATACATTACTATAtatttttcccaccttgcttaggtttcttcatttcaattataaaatatctccataCAATtgttgccagaaatgaaattaattagtttctatccttataattagttaatttctatcattataattcttataataacacctatgatacttaatactatatataatagtcaaataaaatagttgcttagaaattctcgtttaactctccaccccccggtaaagacacctccctctacttttattgtatttcagtaattttcaaactgccacagttctcctcccacctcccattttttcaccaaatattggtcgaatccacattcacccatgtttatcggatatcttccgtttgcctccaatccgcgattttttcctcttcgttcacattcctgcttccaatccgtctttctcgcgcgtccctccggtcacatggccgctcgaaaacagcttttttgggcgggaccttttttcccacccattttttaaaaattttttgagcacacttttccgttatttcgatcttgccttataaagaaacatcattgaagataatgatgcctctctttctcccactgacagcactgatggctctctcccgtttcttttttggaaatttggaagcatgtgggaagctttcgtgggcatttcctatgcaggacagttcagtgcctgaattttactgaagtttcacttccttggagtgtcattatttcgatatttcgtaatttcgatattacagtaatataaaataaaaaaataaaaaacagttaaaaaggaagtttcgggagtccgttctgaggatggattcaccccaaaatggtttttcaaactaccagatttgattcagaaacagcataatcaataaatccaatgctatgaagtcaaaaacaagtcttttgcagactacggagcacttgcaagttgaatcagccaataggaactctcggaacggctggagagacaggaagggggggtggtttttaaaaaaaccgcataaattgcgcattggcccgttcacggccaccgtgaaactcccgttgaaaacctgtgaccacatattcgggagaaatgcgaatgaaatgcgtctgtttaatgaggtaatgtgaccggcactcgggattgcgtggggaatgcggggaacatgcaacttagaatgagtaatgtggattcgaccattgtttcagcttctcccaatccgtgttaaactgtcctggatcaaggtctctcagtttccttgtcattttgtccatttccgccatgtacagcaatttgtaaatccaatcctcaatagttggcacttcttgcactttccatttttgcgcatacaaaagtctagccgctgctgtcatataaaataacaatgtcctatattgtgctggaatgctctccattcccaagttcagcagcaggagttctgggttcttatttatttgaaattgtaaaatctcgcttatctcttttattatttccccccagtacttcctagctacctcacaagtccaccacatgtgatacaaagatccttcatgtttcttgcatttccagcatttgttagacatattcaagttccctagcgcaattttctttggtgtcaagtaccaacggtaaatcattttataaacattctctttaatattggtacatgtcgtaattttcagcgtatttttccacaagtattcccacgcctccattgttatttctttgttaaaattaatagcccatttcaccatttgcactttaactgtctcatcttcagtataccatttcagcagcactttatataccttagaaatttcctttttgtcctcttgtaagagtgcctgttctagttccgaattctccattcttatccctcccttcacacagtccgagttataaagatctctgatctgtctatactgaaaccaatcataacttggagataactcatcttgcgtctttattttaggtttagaaaattccattcgcgTTATCTctcaagagctctctcagccccacccacctcacaggggataataataacatattttgtaaaccactctgagtaggcattaagttgtcctgaagggtggtttataaatctaacgttattgttgttattattatcgagGGATTAAACGGTTTGGTCAGTGCTCAAAATGGaataatggatttttaaaaaggaattaaatTGATAAGCTGGACCTCTTCTGCTTAAAAGAAAAACCATCTTGGTTATGGAAATTCTTCCATCCACACAAAGATGTTTGCTGAAAACAAGAGTTTCCGTAGGCTCTTTTAAGGAGAAGATAAAAGTATGGATATGGATGAAGACCGGGATGGCATTCAGGACTGATGTCACTAGCTGATATCAAGGCCATCTCCTCTTTCATGTTCCAGTCATTTCAGTCTGGTTCCAACAGATGACATGAAAATGGCATATTTTGAGCAGATGTTGTTAATTAAACCTTAACATTTGAAACTCTGGCATATAAAAGAGTGATTGAGGCAATCGCTTGGTAAGTAAGTACTCTCCGAGCTAAAAGACAAATAATTCTATTGGAACTAGAATGTATAGTGTGCCTTGGTTCTGGCTAAAGATTGGAGCCCCTGGTGTgcatgtgtgggggtggggggatcctgGATTTTAGAGAATGGAGATTTGCCTTGATTTTCCCATAAGGTTCCCCTCATTTTTAccaatggaaaaaaattaaaacactgggggggggggaatggattttttcccctcttctgcaAGGAGGGGAATAAATCAGAACATCTACAGTACTGGTAAATGACAAAGGGGGCACAAAAACTCATGGCAAAAAGGaagtccctccctctccattgGCCACTTCTTCCTCTCTTGCTGCTGCCCCgccttcttccatcagagctgctttctctcccccccagcATCCCCACTACccctgctgctttctccttcccttccctcatATTAGTTTCTTTCTGATTTCACCCCCTCAGGTGCTCCTTCGTTCTTTTGGTGTTTTGTTCTTTCGTTCATTCGTTCTTTTGTTCGTTAGTtcgttctttctttaaaaaaagtggTTTGGGGGAGGTTCTTAAGCTTCATATTTTCATTCTGATTTTCTCCATGGTTCTCTGGGTAGCAGTG is a genomic window containing:
- the LOC129334011 gene encoding mas-related G-protein coupled receptor member H-like; translated protein: MTTENTSSVGFTLEREDFSSTEYGLAIYILTAFFCLCGLVGNGKVIWLLSLYIQRTYFITYILNLAIADFGTLLALFIRLFALSLHKASDFALSFLYSLFFFTHSTSLYLLTVISMERCLAVLLPVWYQRRRRGHASVFVSFLLWVFSGLLSGGLLLFCHVLSFKTTYLIMTNIICSLNMLIFTPFMVASTLTLFIKICCHSQGHHPPKVYSVILLALLFFIIFAIPLSAVHVVLIYSKHYSRLAIEISVLCASFNSSVNPLIYCFIGRDKNHWCKDSMKVVLQRIFKDETESRTSESAA